The genomic DNA CAGCAACTGCGCGAAACCCTGCCGTTGCTGCCGCAGGACCCGTACCTGCTACTGAACCACAACGCCTGGCAGAGCAATAACGAACAGACCCGCCCCTTGCCGGAACTGGCTCAGGTACTGGAAGACATCAGCCGCGCCGCCGACGGCGTGGACCTGGTCGGCTTCTACGCTGCCGGCCCGATCACCCGTGGTTTTGCCAGCTCGGACGGCGCCTTCGGCTGGCACCGCGCCAACAGTTTCAACTTTGATTTCAGTCTGTTCCACGCCAACGGCGAGGCGGTGAAAGCCAGCTACGCCGGGCACACCTGGAACAGCGCCGAGTTCGCCGCACGCTTCCAGCAAGCCCGCGAACAGCTGGAATTCCTCGGCCGCCCGCTGCACACGCTGGCGCCGGGGCAATACCGCGCCTACCTGGCCCCGGCGGCGCTGGAAGAAATCATCAGCATCATCACTTGGGGCGGTTTTTCTGCCCAGGCCATCGCCAGCAAAGGCAGCTCGCTGCAAAAGCTGTATGCGGATGAGCAATCGTTGAGTCCGCTGGTCACCGTCAGCGAGCAGATCAGCGGCTCCCTCAGCCAGGCGTTTTCCACCGAGGGTTACCCGCGCGGGGATGTGACGCTGATCAAGGAGGGCAAGGCCGAGGGGCAGTTGATCAACTCGCGCAGTGCCGCCGAATACGGCCTGAGCACCAACGGCGCCAGCAGCGATGAATCCCCGAGTGCCCTGCAAGTGGCGCCGGGCAGCCTCGCCCAGGCCGATATCCTCAAGCAACTGGGCACCGGGCTGTACATCAGCAACCTGTGGTACCTGAACTACTCCGACCTGCCAGCGGCCCGGTTGACCGGCATGACCCGCTTTGCCACGTTTTGGGTGGAAAACGGCGAGATCAAAGCACCGGTCAGCACCATGCGGTTTGATGACAGTGTGTACAGCCTGCTCGGTTCACAACTGGAGGCGCTGACGGCTGAACGGGAGTTGCTGCTGTCGGCGAGTACGTATAGCCAGCGCAATACCGCCTCAAACCTGTTGCCGGGCGCATTGGTAAAACGCCTCACCCTCACGTTGTAAACACACCCGACAATGTGGCAACCGGCTTGTGAGGGAGCCGGGCTTGCCCGCGATGCAGGCACCGAGGTGTATCAGTCACGCTGGGGTGATGCCATCGCAGGCA from Pseudomonas tolaasii NCPPB 2192 includes the following:
- a CDS encoding TldD/PmbA family protein — its product is MNNFKALVDWLKEAVTDKEKFHLGYADEASEFVRFNHGQVRQAGQVQQASLNLKLIDDGRHADLGITLSGEPELDRQRLADGLQQLRETLPLLPQDPYLLLNHNAWQSNNEQTRPLPELAQVLEDISRAADGVDLVGFYAAGPITRGFASSDGAFGWHRANSFNFDFSLFHANGEAVKASYAGHTWNSAEFAARFQQAREQLEFLGRPLHTLAPGQYRAYLAPAALEEIISIITWGGFSAQAIASKGSSLQKLYADEQSLSPLVTVSEQISGSLSQAFSTEGYPRGDVTLIKEGKAEGQLINSRSAAEYGLSTNGASSDESPSALQVAPGSLAQADILKQLGTGLYISNLWYLNYSDLPAARLTGMTRFATFWVENGEIKAPVSTMRFDDSVYSLLGSQLEALTAERELLLSASTYSQRNTASNLLPGALVKRLTLTL